The nucleotide sequence GAAGGTGGCAGTGCGGGTTAACTGCAAACTAATAAGAAAAGCAGTGTTTCATAATTAGAGCTCCTATCTTCGTCACTGTGTCCTGCTCAACTTCTTGCCCTCCTCCCCGACAGTCGTCgaatcttcctcctcctctatcCTTTCAAAACTATAACTAGTTCGCGCGAGCTTGTCCTTGCACGGAGGAgttgagagggagagggagagagagatggcGGGGTCCTGGGCGGAGGACGACTACGACTACCTGTTCAAGTTGGTGCTGATCGGGGACTCCGGGGTGGGCAAGTCCAACCTCCTCTCCCGCTTCACAAAGAACGAGTTCAACCTCGAGTCCAAGTCCACCATCGGCGTCGAGTTCGCAACCCGCAGCATCTCCGTCGACGGCAAGGTCCTCAAGGCCCAGATTTGGGACACCGCCGGCCAAGAGAGGTGCTTATCTTGTCTCCCACCTCTCCCCTCTTATCTTGGCCTGAGTGTTGATTGGCTTCTCGGGTTGTGGTAAGGGATTACTTAGGTCTTTAGGGGTGGATCAAAGAAAACCCCCATAGGCGATCTATTCCATGTGGaattgatttgattttggttttttgttttttttccttgATAGAGATTATTATTTCCTATctgtttctgttttttttttttttactattgataaAGAATTTGAAAGCAAATAATTCGTAGCTATGTCAATCATGCCTACATACATAAGCTTGCGCAGCCATATTAAATGGCATCACCACAAATGAAGGGCTTGTTTAGATGCTTTTAAAATCTTATTGGTCGGATGAGCTTAATCTTTGGAAGCTCCTCATAAGAGAATCGAACAAAAGGAACAATGTCCGTAAAGGATTAAGATTACCAGTATAGTCACTAAAAGCGTTTTTTATTCTAGAAACAGTGAAGTTGGAGTTTGCATCAGTTTAGTACTCTGTCCGTAAAAGACTAAGAAGTTAGGTCACTTACCTTTAAGAACCCTGAATTGGAGGATCGGAATTGCAAATTGAATTGGGCAGTACTGTTCTTAAGCTCTTTCTGGCCATAATAGCTTCTCTATCCAAAGAGGTTTACAGGAAAGCCAGTACTGGGCTTCCAGAGAGTAGGATAAAATGAATGTATACGTGTCTAGCAATTAGTAGTTCTTTATCGAGTATCCATGTGGTTCATTCGGAAGCAGAATATGAGAAATTAGAGGTATGAGACAGttgcataaatataattttaacaaggtaataattttatattttctgtAGACTCTGACTGTGGTCCAGTAtagcaaatttaagaaaaaaagatgTGGCAGTCCCTCCTAGATTCTTGAAATCAGCACCAAATATTAGGAGAATGAAAGTGGAATGTCCAGAGGATTACGCTTTTAGAGGAGCAAAGCAAAGTCTTGGAATAAACAGGCAACACACAATCAATTAAACAGTatgaaaatatttaaatactAAATAGTCTGATATAAGAAAACTGCAATCAGTTTTCGGTGTTCTTCTAATATTGGTTTATACATCATGTCTGGCATCTACTATGCTTTCTACAAAATGGACATTCAGTTGTTCATCTCTTTCAATTGCTTTTGTCCTCAATGTTAACATGTTTATAATGTGATAAAGGTGGCAACATGTTTGTCCTTAGAGCATTGTTGAGTGTACTTGGTCATATTGGCTTCATGACCACTTCTTCGGTGAAGATCTTCATGGATAATGGAGTTTCTTTTATGTTGTTTCATAAAGTTAACTATTGTGTTTTTATATGatagtatatttcttttttttcttcccaaCATAGGAAGATTCTTATTTCAAGCAATTTACTCTAACCTTTGTATCCAGATTTAAGCATTTAGTTGCTTTGCCTTTTGTCTATCATAGAAATCCTTCGCCTTCTCTGATGATATCGATGTGTCAGAATATGCTAAATTTAAGTTTAGTGTCTTCTAAGATTTAGACTAGGATTAAAAGGATTCCATTTTCTCATCACCAGTCTACTATTGTCAACAGCCCTCTCTCTGGAGCATCGTGTAGGAGCAAATATCTAACAATATCATTCATGTGCATAGTTGGCAGTTGTATGCTTTCAAATTACAGAGCTTTGTCGGAATGCTGCAAATTGCAATCCTTTATCAAGATTATAGAATAATGTTAAAATGATTTGTTTTTTGCCTTAACCTGATAAAACTTGCTTTTGAATCATGAAATCTTCACTGGGGAGGTCAAGTTCTTTTCTCTGTTAGCATATGATGTATTTATTGAAGCTTACGCCTTTCACTTGCGTAACTACGAGAAGAGTATATCATTAAGCTTTTCTCCAAAATGTGCTTGTCAGTTAGGTAGATTCAGTTGTTCAACTCATGGTAAGCCTAATTATAACTTTACTTGTGCTAAATTTTGCACAGAAGATAAAAAAGATACATGAATGTGTAAACTACCACCGGTCACAATGTGGTAAAATATTGACATGCAAAAATTTGGTAGATGGATGCTCTGATATAACCTGAGAATAATACCATGGCACTTGAAACTGTCTGATCTGACATAAGCTGAAAGCCATATGTCCTGTGGTAATTGGTGCAATTCCAGCTGAAATCTTGTGCAATTCATGTTGGTTAATCTGACATAAAATTGCAGGTACCGTGCCATAACAAGTGCTTACTACTGTGGAGCCGTGGGTGCATTGCTTGTTTATGATGTCACTAGGCGCGCCACATTTGAGAATGTTTCGCGTTGGCTGAGGGAGTTGAAGGACCACACGGATCCTAACATAGTTGTCATGCTGATCGGGAACAAGTCAGATCTCCGTCACCTTGTTGCTGTTCCAACTGAAGATGGCAAGGGTTATGCGGAGAGAGAATCCTTATATTTTATGGAAACATCTGCACTGGAAGCAACAAATGTAGACAATGCATTTGCAGAAGTCCTGACTCAGATTTACCGAATTGTCAGCAAGAGAGCAGTCGAGGCAGGTGATGATGCAGCATCTTCTTCTGTTCCTAGTAAAGGTGAGAGAATAAATGTGAAAGATGATGCTTCTACACAGAAGAAACTTGGTTGCTGTTCAACTTAGGTAATGTTGATGTTTGCTTAATGGTTTCTCCTTTTTGTGTAATATTTGAGTTCctttatcttcttttgaaattAACAATTCTGGATCTGAATTTGGACTGTCTGATGTTTTGTTATCATGGTATTTGTCACTGAAATCCACAACTATAATCCAATAGACCAATTGCTAAGACCAAAGGCTTTGCTATGATGCAAATTAGACTGCACCAAATACAGATATACAAAGTGCCTACTTTTTTGGTTTTcggtattcatgataaaatttaaagcatcaataaCTATGTTACTAATGGAATTGACCAATTATATacagtttatttttttcttatagcaTGTGGTTTACTAGTAGAATGTGGTCAGTTAGTAGGCATGATCAGTGTTCAATCCGAATCCAAATCCAAATCGAAACGGCCTCGGAGTTGGTTCAGCACTGAATCGGAATTGAGCTTGGACGGTTCGATTTCGATTTGAACCCATCAAATTTAGAatccaaattaaaaagaaaataaatggtcAATGATCAAAATTGATCGTTGATCAGTGGCAAATGATCAATTTGCTCGGTCTATAGTATTTTCAAAGGTATTTtggttatttttaatatatatatatatatatatataatttatatatttatttttatgttattttgtGTATGTAAATACATTCACTTTTCAAAATGGAactttgatcaaaattttaaaataaaattttaaattcgtTGTTACttaagtgaatatatatatatatatatatatatatatatatatatataacagaatCGATTCGGAACTGAGGACTCGAATTGTTGGGATCCGATTCGATTCCGGTCCCCACGAAAGGCTACGACTTAGGAACGACAAAAGCAACGACTATCGGGaggaggtaaaaaaaaaaaggagcagcAAAAGACGAAGCAGAAGCAAAACTTTGGTAGCGTCTTCAGGCAGGATGAATGTGACCACCTCTACTCCTTCTTCGAGTGTGGAGGCGAATGGCAGGGCAAATCTCCTTTGGCAAGCACAGCGGAAGCACGCGGCGGTCCCAATGCCTGGCTTTCCTGCCACAGGAGAACTGCCCTGCGATTCTTAAGCCTCACAGGTTCGTCTCTgctcctcctcctactcctcgTTGCCATGCCTTGGCATCATGCTCCGCCGCGAGACGCATTTATAGCGTCTTGCAGAGACCCCGACACATACGGACGTGCGTGGATATGCCATTGGGATATGCCAACTGGGAAGATGGAAGTATTCTCGAGGAGCTTTCTTCGTCCCAATCTagtctttttctcttttctctccTTTACCTTTCCAATGGTATCCTCATCCTCTCACCACCACTTTGGACGAGCAGCAGTTCTTCTTCTTCGCCATCTCCAAATGTGGTTTCTGTTTCTTCCCATCTTCTGATCAATCCATGGAATCCGTAAAACCTTAGCTTTTTCGCTTTGATATGTATTCAGATGAACGGGTTATTGGAACTACGTAATACGCATTCTACGTATATTTTGTTACTCCCTTATCAATCTGTAGGCAAGAAAATGGTGATGTCGACACAAGCATCGCTGCTCGAAGGAATCACCTTTCTTTCCTTGTCACGACAGCCATGGATGAGACCACCAGATTTTATGCCTCAGATATGTACGTAGAGAGAGGATCATTCCCTGGATCTCCTCCATATGCTCTTCCTCGTCGTGTCTCCCCCCCTCTTCTTGGTACCAAAAGGTGCATGTCACAGGGAAGACTTAGCGCCCTTCGACCTTCTCTGCCTTGAAAGGTCACTGATGCATCGTGCATGGCGGAAGCTTGACCGGCAAAGGTTACCTCCTTGCACGCTCTTTCTTCGCCATGCACTATGTATACCAGTCATGAATACATATGAGCACATCGGAACGCCAGAATATATTGGACAGCAAAACGTAATAGGTCGTATAATCTTGCAGGTTCTGATCATCAAAAGATGGCACAAAGTTTTAGTTCACCAAACAATGGGCATCTGCTTTATTATTTTCACGGAAGCAGCTTTAATTGTAAGCGAAGGAATATGCGGCATTTATCCAAAGGTTTCTGTCCGTGGGAGTGACCATAAATAGTGATCGTAAGCACATCATGGACGTCGGGGTGTGCTTGAGATGGGCGACCAAGTGCGAAGGGTGCATCACTGGGCACTCTCTTCTTTGGCAGTGGCAACAGCGCCGGCTTCCATGGGACGTACCGGTGCAGCTGAGCCCACTGCCAAAGGAGATTTGCCCAGTCATTCATTCACCTTCGCTACCTACTTctttcaacacacacacacacacacacacacactctctctctctctctccgcgccATGGACGCACACATAGCATTCTCCTCCTGCACACCTGTCAGCGcaacgaggagagagagagagagagagagatcgtctCTCAAACAATGCAGCATTTTCAGAGATTAGACATGAGAAGTTCGACTAATTATTTGGGTGTTCTTTTTCTTGTTGCATGCGACAGGGAGGGTTAAGAATCAAGTGTATTGAGCAGCAAGTGCGACCATATACATCCACTGTTGTCAGATATAGTGAGTGCTATGCAGGGTCGAGCTTCCGCGTAGAGGAATCACCCAACATCTCAAATGGCAATGGAATCGACGGGAGCTGTAAAGCAAAGAACATGCTTTCGAATCTTCCTCTCTGCTGCTTTTTGACGATGACTCGAGGAAGGCGTAGAGGCGATGCAAACCGATCTCGACTTTGTGACAGGCAACGTAGCAGATCGATGGCCACCAATTCCTTATCAGTGTCACACGTAAGGAAATGGGTGATCACCGGCCATCCATCAGCTGGTAGCTGTTGCACTTATCATCAATGGGAACAGTAATTTTTCCCTTCCATCATACACACAGTGCAGCAAATATTTCAGCTCTGGCAAGCCatctttcttattatttttccCTTTAACCATTCAATAGATCCAAAGGacaaaataaatgaaaagaaGATGCATTCTGTATTATTTCTTTGTATAGAATCAGTAtggtaaacatgatacatgttggaGAATGTGATGGCACTCATCTGCTTGTGGTCTTGAAAGATATGTTGTCCACCAGGTGAAGGATTTATATATTTGAAGGACAAGTGAGAGAAATGATCGATTTGAAGGGCTCTTAACACATACATGATTGTACATTGCAGAAGGAACTACATGTTCTCTCTTCAGGATTCCTTGCTAGAAATTGTCTCTGGAAGTTTGTACGTCGGAGGTCGATCGGCTCCCCTTCTCGAATATTCTCTCCACCTTCTGGCTGCCGCTGCAGCTCTCTTGGCTCTCTCCTTCACTGCTGCTTCCTCTGTAGGGAAGTGCATGATTGATAAGTCCACCGTAGAGTGCAAGCAGTTTTATGAATGACAATTAACATGAATATTAAACCAACACCGACAAAAGAGAACAAATTTAGAAGAAAAGAAGATTTATTTGTGATTAACAAGTTTGCATGAGCAGAGAAACATTGTGATTGTCGAATTGCGATGGCAGCACAGCTAAgttattgattattttattttatcaacaGACATTACCATGGCAGAAGTTTACCAGATTATGAACTGCAAGGATATATACTAAGGGTTAATACAACTTCTAGTTTGGTGAACGTAAAAAGTTACGGTCAGTAAGAAAAGTAGCTCCTCTGGATAACAGTTTTGTCATAAATAACAGGAAATTAAACCTGACCTGCACCCTTAAAAATAAAGAACTAACTACACTCTAGAAGCAAAGAGCATCAAACCATATATGGATTGGAACCTCGATGTGTTTTGACGTACTTGGTTTCTACTCAATGAAACCTGTCAACTATAGTTATGATACAGAGAGTTTGAGATGGTATTGGATCGTAGAATGCTAGTCGCCTTAACAAGCAAGAATCGGTAGCCCAGCTGATGGAGTTGCTTATGTTGAAAGATTAAAAAACAAGTGGAAATGAAGTTTAGTACTACATAAACATGTGGATTGACAAGCAACAAAAGAACAGGCAAGCAAAGCAAGATAAATTTGACTATATTAGTTTTGAACAATACCTGTACTTGGGTAATTCTTTGGCACCCCCCAAATATTACTCCAAGACCCACTCTTATCGTTCTCTCTCTGTTTTGTTACCCGTATCTTAGCCTTTTCCTGAGAGTCAGAAGAGAGAATTGATGCAATGCAAGTAGTATGGGAAAGTTATTATGCAGACTTTCATTACAAACTATAAGATTGGAAGCAAAAAGACAAAAGGTGAGTGGCATAGATGCAATGGTTAATGCTTAATTTTCAGCTATATAGAGTAACAATTCACATGAAAAGAGAAATGTGCATCAGTCACGGACACAACCGACCCAAGTGATTCTAGGTCATGTTGAATTCAAACTTTCTGAATACATCTCTTTATAAAGGAAGGCATTCATAGGAAACATCTACTGACACCTCATTTGTTGAAGGGGTGCAAAGAAAAGCAGCAGATATGGACTTTCCGAAAAGAAGTAAAACCATAGAAAACAATCAAAGATGACAAAAGGACTTGGCTCTTTCTTGAGGATCGACAagcctaaattaaaaataaacccaGGGAGTCACACCCTAGACACAATTTTATAAGAGCATACCATCTAAGGGAATTACATCTATGAGATAATCCAAATTCTACTGCCTCCAGATTCACAAAGTATCCAAGAAGGAATTCAATTAACAAGAATGAACTCTGAGAACGTCAAAAGACAAAGGAATAGGTATACAAGTCATGGAACTTGAAATTCCATGGGCTACAAAGACTATTTAAAGAGCTGATGAACCTTACCAACACTTTTGCTTGGCGCTTATCCCATCGTGTACTTGCCTGCAACATACAAAACGAATGCATGTCAGAATATATGAGAACAAGAGACATATGGTAACAATTAACAATTTCCAATATAGACTTTGTTTTTAGTTGATGCTATTGTagtatttcttaaaaaaaaaaaaagaccttgTTAGGAAAGGCAAGTCAATTTAGATTAATGGTGTCAGGAGAGAGAAAAGGACCTAAGAAGACTTATTAGAAACAATAAGGAATTTAAAGACACCAAGTTTGACTAGTGATTACCCTCATTATAAATTTAACGGTGGAAGCGACCTGTGCCTGAAATTATCCACACAGCTAACACAAGATGGATGGGGTCTACAACTTGTTGCTATTGTTATAAGGATTGTCATTACAGGAAAAGAGAGACAGTACTTTTTGTGTTGTCAATAGTAACACACTACATATTAGAAACACAGAACAACTGACATAAGTAATCATATGGTAAAAAGTTGCAGTACAAATTAGCACAATTCTTTATTACCATTCTGAACACATCAGTGGATGAGCTCCCCATTCCAGCAAGCATAAGCCCCACCTGCTCAAATCGAAACCAGTTTGTCACCAATAAAGTCAAACCTCTGAGTTTGGATCATAGCATTTTGATACAATCAACTAAGTTAGTAAATGGATATGGTTTATTAGTTCATATATGTATATGATAGCATTTTGACATCATATATTTATAAGTTCATTTTCATCCGCCAAGTCTTATTTATAATAGAGCTGTGTGAATAAGACTCAATCCAGTATGTTCAATACAAAGTAAATATTCTGAAAATACATAGTGAGAACTCAAGGCCGACAATGGAGTAGAAAGATAAATGCCACAGGCTATGagaaaaataagatatatttCTATCATTTGATCATTTATCTGAGATAGAAGAAATTTAAAAGTTTCATCTTACATTCACTCTCTCCACTCTGCGCATTTCATCTTCAAGGAGGGAAAGCTGTGCAGCAGAAGTCCAGTGAATGCAATCAACTGGACTGAAATAAATATTGATAGTCGAAGTCAATAATATGGCAAAAATCAAAAAGCAAAGTTCAGTTGTAAAATGGACATGTCATACAATAGAAACAGAGTAACAAATCCATAGCATCTCAGTTTATCATGAAGCATGAACTCACAGAAGATGGGAGTTATCAAAAAATGAATTAGATAACCTGAAACACAACAGGAGCAACTTGAAGTTGTCGATGCGAGAATTGTGATATAGCACAGAGTTATAAAAAGTGCTTACGGTAAAggagaaaacagaaaaaaaaacttatatattGAATGCTTTTCTACTACTTGTAGATAAAATAGTCCTAGTAGATAAACACACTGTAACAAACTTTGACAACATCATTAGTTGCCAAATGCAGCAAGATTTGTGAAGTATTCTCAAATAAGAATGTGTAATTGCAGAAAGCCAGAAACTTCAATTACTAAAAACATGCCTAATCTATTCAGTGGAAAATAGCATTTCCTGGTAAATCACATGCATTGACAAATTATTCAAAATTTCAAATGAAGGTGATGCTAAATGCCTAAGCTTGGTTTGCCTTCTATAATAGTTTAAGAGCAATTATTCGTGTTTCATCATCATCTCAGACCCTTCTTGGATGAATCATCTCATAACTCCAATGACATGAATGCGCCAATCATCATTCCCATAGATGACAAAAGAACATTTATTCGCACAGTAAAAATAATACATGTGAATCTGAAAACTTAAATGACCGTGGCCTTAAATTGCTAAAATATAAACTTGCAGTCCTTTGATGGCCTCTTCAGTAACCTCGCAAACTGCATTCATTGAATCAAGGCTAGATAATTATATAAAGCATaagatattagaaaaaaataaacaataCAAATTCATGCTTCAGACTTGCATTGACAATAGAGCCCAAATCAGTAACAGTCAAACAAATAACATATTCCCATATGTTCCCAATATCTATCTCACCAAGTATCAATTGCTTCCTGAACTAAGTCAGGATTCCCTGATTGGCAGCAAACTCTTGCTCGCCCATACTCTTCCTCAATCTGAAACACATCTGGGGCCACATTAGCACAGTTTTTGCACCCTGTTTGtgcaagagaaagaaaaagaagtcaTAGATGAGTGTGCCATTCAAGAACACTTTATCTATTAGGAGTGACAAAACTAGTCTATATGATCAGAAGCACAAGAAACAAGCACATAATTATGAGAAAAAGTCATTCCGACGATAACACATACTATAAAGAACAAACTCTACTTGTAAACCAAACCAGGGAAGGAATATGGCATACCTATGCAACTAAACTCATCAACAAATGCATGATCCTTTGGAGCGCTATCATCCAAGAAAGGATTGATGGCAGTTGTCGTGTATCCATGAATTTCATCATACACCATTCGCTGCACAGGATCACCGAGCACCTGTTCTTCCATCCTTGTTAGTTTACCAAATGATAGCTACAGAGAAGTGAGTATTTGAAGCATCCATTACTTCCGTTTCCAGTTGAAGAACCCACCGCATAGACCTCATTGACGAACATGCAGAAGTTGTTAACATCCGGAGCATTCCCACTCAAGTCTGGATGGCATGCTTTCATGCAATTGTAATAAGCTTTCTTTATCTGCTGAGGAGTGGCATCTGGCAACTGGTATTCACATAATAATATCAGCACCAAGATGTAACACATAGAGGAATGAGTTCACATATTATTCTAGTTATAACTTATCCAGTAAAACAATCTACCATCAAAGTTGTACACATTTCAGATATATATAAACCTCATTCTTCCCAATCAGAAAATATGAGTTCTACTTGTAAGATTAGCCCATGTTTCTTGTGGATGATGAAGGATCGATATGGATGCTACATCAGCCCTTATAGTTTCAAGGCGATGCACCCTCGGTTAGCATAGTAATGCAGCATTTCAGCTGGCAAAACTGTTCAAGGATCACTAGCACGGTTTGGTTAGTACATCTTTCTTACCATCTTCATATTCATGAAGAAGAGAGACGATATAGAAGCATAACACTGCTGCAAGGAATCAAGAAATCATATTCCACCCACTCGAATCCATCTCAACGAACGGATCAAAAACCTGAAAGAAAAGTATTGGAATAGAAGGAAAGGATTGGTTACCAGCCCAAGAACCGCGTAGTAATCATCGGCGACATCATCCCGCGAGGAGAAACCCTCGGCAGCCGCCGTCGCTGCGGCGGCGATCCTGAAGTCCCTGTTCTGCCACCGCCGGCTGCACCGACGGTGGTCGCGGTGTGTTCTCGAACGGTCGACGGCCGCTAGGCTCCGCGTCGGGGACGGCATATTGGGGAAGTCGAGGAGCAAGCCGGCGCGCACCGGCGTGAGCAACTGGGCCATTCTACCGACGAATGGACCCGGTTGTCGAGCCCTTCGCCGGCACGAGTTCTCATTCACTTCATGTTCTCCTTAATTTCCTCCACCTCTCAAAAAAACGTCCGATTTTTCGGTTCTACGGCTTCCCCCCTTTTGATCTTTAAGACATCGTGAGGCCCAGAAGCGTCGCTCGTCGGTGGCTTGGGTTGAGTCAGCCGCCGAGTCAAGAACCGACCCGGTCCCGACCACCCGATCTAATGTAATTGACTCGGGCCACCTTCCTCCCTTCGGAACGCCGCAACCCGCTCCATGCCATCTCAGAGGAAGCGAAGACGACGAGCTCAAGAGCGATCGATGATGGATCGACCACCCAGCACCCCGAAAGCAATCTTTGCTTCCATTCTTTCCTTCTACCTGCCGATGCCGACGCCGCAACCCGTGTGCCTCTCCACGCCGCTACAAATGGCCCCTCTCCCCAGGATTCACCCACCACTTGGGCGGCGTAGGAGGCGGTGGGAAGATGATGGAGTCCGGAGTCCCTCTCTGCAGCACCTGCGGCGAGCCCGTGGGGTTGTCATCTGCGGACAAGGACGAGGTCTTTGTGGCTTGCCAGGGTTGCAACTACCCTCTTTGCTCCGCCTGCGTCGAGGATGAGATCAGGGAGGGGCGCGAGAGCTGCCTTCGCTGTGGGGAGCCTTACGTTCGCAACGTGACGGGTTCGATCTTTCCTTCTTTCTCGGAGTTTGCTTTCAATTTCGTGCTGAACAAGTCGAATGTTGCTCCAGTTAGCTTGGTGAAGGGTTGATCGGTTGCTCCTCTTTATTTTAGTAGTTTAATTCTCCGTTTTCACGGTTAGGgtaggaaaaggaaaagagatgCCAGTGTTTTTTAGGAACAAGATCGACAGATTTGATCGTGAATAAGCGATTTATGGGGTTAAACTCTGCAGAAAAGGCGACTGAGGAGACCAGCAATCACGAGGCTTCAGGTGTGAGATTGAGAACCGCAGGCCATGTCCATGATCACCAGGTATGTCTTTCTCCTATTGGTATTTTGTTTGATGATCTCTTTTGTTCCTTGTTATTTTATTTTGCTGAAGCTTAAGACTACTACGATACTGCGACAATCAACTTCAATCCGGTAAATAGTTTACAAGAGGTTCCTGTTTCATCTAATTTTCACAGGAAAATGGAGGTCATGTTAGAAACTCGAGTAGTCTCTCCATGGTTGAAAGTGGTAGGTACCTATTTGATTGTTTCTTTTGCGCTGTCATATTGGTTGGATACTTCATATATTGTTTTTTCTAAGTTCGTGCAATTGTCGATTAGATCAGCTTTGCATATCGTATCGCGTCGGTTCTTCAGGCTCACTCATTCTCACTGGTTCTTTGTTGGTTTTACTCTTTCTCCAGAGGTAAATGGTGAATCTGGGAACCCATTATGGAAAAACAGAGTGGACAGTTGGATGGAGAAAAAGAGTAAGAAAAAAACTTCAAAGAAGGCCGACAAAGCTCAAATTCCAGTAGAACAGCAGATGGAAGACCAAGAGTAATGACATATttccataaataaaaatattattttctgaaCAAACTAGAATATTTCTTATCGGTACTGGGTGACTTGCTTTCTGTTTAGTAAAGTTCTTAAGGACGAGCAAAGACACATGAGATTGCATGGTCATACTGCATCTGgtcatctaatgtaataaatgTTTCGGGCAACTGGTTGGGGCTTGAAATTTTTTTCCACGTCATGATTTGATAAGGCTGTGTTCTTTGCTTCCTTTTTCAGGATAAGAATATTGCTCATTTGCTCCATCTGATTTGACCATGTGCAGGTCTCCAGAAGCTGGACAGCCACTTTCAAGGATCATTCCGCTATCACCTAATAAGTTGACTCCATATAGAGCTGTGATCATAATGAGATTGATAGTTCTTGGGCTTTTCTTCAATTACAGAGTAACCAATCCTGTTGATAGTGCTTATGGTCTATGGCTAACGTCGGTCATATGCGAGATTTGGTTTGCAGTCTCTTGGGTATTGGATCAATTTCCCAAATGGTCACCTATCAATAGACAGACATATATTGACAGGCTATCTGCAAGGTATACATCTATCTAATGGTTCAAACATGTTGAACGACACTATGCAGAAGAGATTGTATGGAGCAGTCAAGAAAGATTTTACTATAGTTATCTCATAAAACTTCAAAACatgtattagatttttttttaaggtAGAATATCCTGTTAACTTAATTACGTCGTTCAAAACGACATCCATTTAGACTTTGATGTTAAATTTTGGAAATAGTTTCGGTGGTATAAAATGGTGTTTTGGTTGAGTGGGAGGTAATGAAAAAATCTAAGATGAAGTGTAAATACTGCATTAAATGAGAAATCTATAGGAAAATATATTTGCATTTGCTTCCATGATTGTGTATG is from Musa acuminata AAA Group cultivar baxijiao chromosome BXJ1-6, Cavendish_Baxijiao_AAA, whole genome shotgun sequence and encodes:
- the LOC103989608 gene encoding ras-related protein Rab11D — its product is MAGSWAEDDYDYLFKLVLIGDSGVGKSNLLSRFTKNEFNLESKSTIGVEFATRSISVDGKVLKAQIWDTAGQERYRAITSAYYCGAVGALLVYDVTRRATFENVSRWLRELKDHTDPNIVVMLIGNKSDLRHLVAVPTEDGKGYAERESLYFMETSALEATNVDNAFAEVLTQIYRIVSKRAVEAGDDAASSSVPSKGERINVKDDASTQKKLGCCST
- the LOC135677152 gene encoding chaperone protein dnaJ C76, chloroplastic-like; translation: MAQLLTPVRAGLLLDFPNMPSPTRSLAAVDRSRTHRDHRRCSRRWQNRDFRIAAAATAAAEGFSSRDDVADDYYAVLGLLPDATPQQIKKAYYNCMKACHPDLSGNAPDVNNFCMFVNEVYAVLGDPVQRMVYDEIHGYTTTAINPFLDDSAPKDHAFVDEFSCIGCKNCANVAPDVFQIEEEYGRARVCCQSGNPDLVQEAIDTCPVDCIHWTSAAQLSLLEDEMRRVERVNVGLMLAGMGSSSTDVFRMASTRWDKRQAKVLEKAKIRVTKQRENDKSGSWSNIWGVPKNYPSTEEAAVKERAKRAAAAARRWREYSRRGADRPPTYKLPETISSKES